A region from the Thermanaeromonas toyohensis ToBE genome encodes:
- a CDS encoding IS110 family transposase: MQKAEKKALVYGNVLIVGVDVAKKNHYARIYNSMGIDVVKPFYFHNSREGFCRLLGKISEAKEKEKAERIIIGMEPTGHYWKPLAYFLKEAGYTVVIVNPYHVKNSKEMEDNSQDKNDRKDAGLIAQLVKEGKFLHCILPEGIYAELRTLYITRQQEHKKLNAALCQLKAIVDEYFPELMEVFKSLLGKAAQWVLRNCPFPKDILSLKLEELEEGLKQASNSRVGIKRALALRQAAEKSIGVKEGLEGAKVKLQACLEEIEFYQGQIRKTEEAMGRYLEETGLANYLLSIPGVGVVTAAGFLGEIGDPAKYQHWRQIRKLAGYNLTAQKSGKKQKAKTTISKRGRPGLRNLLYQVSLILVAKNKEFKALYHYFLKRPENPLTRKQALVAVALKLVRVMFTLITQKKEYDASKVLGKYREEQLKKVA; this comes from the coding sequence ATGCAAAAGGCCGAAAAGAAAGCCTTAGTTTATGGCAACGTGCTGATCGTGGGAGTGGATGTAGCTAAGAAAAACCATTACGCCCGGATATATAACAGCATGGGTATCGACGTAGTAAAACCGTTCTACTTTCATAATAGCAGAGAAGGTTTCTGCCGTCTACTAGGGAAAATAAGCGAAGCCAAGGAGAAAGAGAAGGCGGAACGTATCATTATAGGCATGGAACCCACAGGACACTACTGGAAACCTCTAGCCTATTTCCTAAAAGAGGCAGGTTACACTGTAGTAATTGTAAATCCTTATCACGTTAAAAACAGCAAAGAGATGGAAGACAATAGCCAAGACAAGAACGACCGCAAGGATGCAGGCCTTATAGCCCAACTGGTAAAAGAGGGCAAATTCTTGCACTGCATTTTACCGGAAGGGATATATGCAGAACTGAGGACCCTTTATATTACCCGGCAGCAGGAACACAAAAAACTTAACGCTGCCCTCTGCCAGCTTAAAGCCATAGTAGATGAATATTTTCCCGAGCTAATGGAAGTATTTAAGAGTCTTTTAGGCAAGGCAGCCCAGTGGGTCTTAAGGAACTGTCCCTTTCCTAAGGACATATTAAGCCTAAAGTTAGAAGAACTAGAAGAAGGGCTAAAACAAGCCTCGAACAGTAGAGTAGGGATAAAGAGGGCTCTTGCTCTAAGGCAAGCAGCAGAAAAGAGCATAGGTGTTAAAGAAGGGCTAGAAGGGGCTAAAGTCAAACTTCAAGCCTGCTTGGAAGAAATCGAGTTTTACCAAGGTCAAATAAGGAAGACAGAGGAAGCCATGGGGCGATACCTAGAGGAGACAGGTTTAGCGAATTATCTTTTAAGCATTCCTGGGGTAGGGGTAGTAACAGCGGCAGGCTTTTTAGGGGAGATAGGTGACCCAGCGAAATACCAGCACTGGAGACAGATACGGAAACTAGCTGGTTATAACCTAACGGCCCAGAAATCGGGGAAGAAACAGAAGGCCAAGACCACCATATCCAAGAGGGGTCGGCCGGGGCTAAGGAATCTACTTTACCAGGTGAGCCTTATTCTAGTGGCTAAGAACAAAGAATTTAAAGCGCTATATCATTATTTCTTAAAGAGGCCGGAAAATCCTTTAACGAGGAAGCAGGCTCTAGTAGCTGTGGCTTTAAAGCTAGTGCGGGTGATGTTTACCCTTATTACCCAGAAGAAGGAATATGATGCCAGCAAAGTATTAGGGAAATACCGGGAAGAACAACTAAAGAAAGTAGCTTAA